The Candidatus Eremiobacterota bacterium genome has a segment encoding these proteins:
- a CDS encoding glutathionylspermidine synthase family protein: MRERTAAAAEPVAFWEHFEGHPYALPDPVVLDAAEIDAIRAAARDAWSVFARVAELLRALPDDGLEALGIPAAAFGVVRMRDLRAGETLVGRFDFLRENGAYRVVELNAETPFFIVESFVENGLRVRARGLRDPNEDERARLGEALAAAVQPLGADARVGVVATNVYREDVGTACFLRDLLAERIEAEVVFVPVHELAVEDGVVLDARGPLDVLYRCYPLEHFAADPGGPALFDAVARGACRLLNPPSALLLQSKAAQALIWGLYERGEFFGEAERAAIARTFLPTYLDRPDDGAAYVRKPVLGREGIGVAILDGAGAEVAHGERAVPAIAEQPVVYQRYVRAPRRRVRRADGLEVDGEELTTCFVVAGRPSAVGMRIGGPVTDSWSYFAPVGVR, translated from the coding sequence ATGCGGGAGCGCACGGCGGCGGCGGCTGAGCCGGTCGCGTTCTGGGAGCACTTCGAAGGGCATCCGTACGCGCTGCCCGACCCCGTCGTGCTGGACGCGGCGGAGATCGACGCGATTCGCGCCGCAGCGCGCGACGCGTGGTCGGTATTCGCGCGCGTCGCAGAGCTGTTGCGCGCACTGCCGGACGACGGCTTGGAGGCGCTGGGGATTCCCGCGGCGGCGTTCGGCGTCGTCCGCATGCGCGACCTGCGCGCCGGGGAGACGCTGGTCGGGCGGTTCGACTTTCTGCGCGAGAACGGCGCGTACCGTGTCGTCGAGCTGAACGCGGAGACGCCGTTCTTCATCGTGGAGTCGTTTGTGGAGAACGGGTTGCGCGTGCGCGCACGCGGGTTGCGCGATCCGAACGAGGACGAGCGCGCGCGGCTCGGCGAGGCGCTCGCTGCGGCGGTGCAGCCGCTCGGCGCGGACGCGCGGGTCGGCGTCGTGGCGACGAACGTCTACCGCGAAGACGTCGGGACGGCGTGCTTCTTGCGCGATCTGCTGGCCGAGCGAATCGAGGCCGAGGTGGTGTTCGTTCCGGTGCACGAGCTGGCCGTCGAGGACGGCGTCGTGCTGGATGCGCGCGGGCCGCTCGACGTGCTGTACCGGTGCTATCCGCTGGAGCACTTCGCTGCCGATCCCGGCGGGCCGGCGCTGTTCGACGCGGTCGCGCGCGGTGCGTGCCGGCTGCTGAATCCGCCCTCGGCGCTGTTGCTGCAGTCCAAAGCCGCGCAAGCGCTGATCTGGGGACTGTACGAGCGCGGCGAGTTCTTTGGCGAGGCGGAGCGCGCCGCGATCGCGCGCACGTTCTTGCCCACGTATCTCGATCGCCCCGACGACGGTGCGGCGTACGTGCGCAAGCCGGTGCTGGGACGCGAGGGGATCGGCGTCGCGATCCTCGACGGCGCCGGCGCGGAGGTCGCGCACGGCGAGCGGGCCGTTCCGGCGATCGCCGAGCAGCCGGTCGTGTACCAGCGCTACGTCCGTGCGCCGCGGCGCCGCGTGCGCCGCGCCGACGGCCTCGAGGTGGACGGCGAGGAGCTGACGACGTGCTTCGTCGTCGCCGGCCGGCCCAGCGCGGTCGGGATGCGGATCGGCGGGCCGGTGACCGATTCGTGGAGCTATTTCGCGCCGGTCGGTGTTCGATGA
- a CDS encoding alpha/beta fold hydrolase: protein MNRRRFLAAASAAAASAGAATAGKVRAADPAVRTFPVTGGTLSYRRFGETGPIHVLLSGGPGLESAYVDPIAVELSRERTVVVLDQRGTGASRAAFGDGSQATVAGAVADLDALRTALGQTRLSLLGHSWGAMLSMAYAAAHGNNVASLALLDPGGPDPTFAKAFGQIIEARLTDADKNAADATQQSGGQGSLRAILPGYFHDHAKGVAYAAAMPQHYANADVSRAMFADISKHYDVNDALRNATIPVLLVFGTDDPSRAAEAQLDALFPRATKVMIPDSGHFPWVENPTPFYAAIRTFLAKAPPPG, encoded by the coding sequence ATGAACCGTCGTCGTTTTCTCGCCGCCGCATCGGCCGCCGCCGCGTCGGCCGGCGCCGCAACCGCGGGCAAGGTCCGAGCCGCCGATCCGGCCGTCCGCACCTTCCCCGTCACCGGCGGCACGCTGAGCTACCGGCGCTTCGGCGAGACGGGCCCGATCCACGTGCTGCTCAGCGGCGGCCCCGGACTCGAATCGGCCTACGTCGATCCGATCGCGGTCGAGCTGTCGCGCGAGCGCACAGTGGTCGTCCTCGACCAGCGCGGTACGGGCGCCTCGCGCGCCGCGTTCGGCGACGGCTCGCAGGCCACCGTCGCCGGCGCGGTCGCCGATCTGGACGCCCTGCGCACCGCGCTGGGCCAGACGCGCCTCTCGCTGCTCGGCCACTCGTGGGGCGCGATGCTCTCGATGGCGTACGCCGCCGCGCACGGGAACAACGTCGCGTCGCTGGCGCTGCTCGATCCGGGCGGACCCGATCCGACGTTCGCGAAGGCGTTCGGCCAGATCATCGAGGCGCGCCTCACCGACGCGGACAAGAACGCCGCCGACGCGACGCAGCAGAGCGGCGGCCAAGGCTCGCTGCGCGCGATCCTGCCGGGCTATTTCCACGATCACGCGAAAGGCGTCGCCTACGCCGCGGCGATGCCGCAGCACTACGCGAACGCGGACGTCAGCCGCGCGATGTTCGCCGACATCTCGAAGCACTACGACGTAAACGACGCGCTGCGCAACGCGACGATCCCGGTGCTCCTCGTCTTCGGCACCGACGATCCCTCGCGCGCCGCCGAAGCGCAGCTCGACGCGCTCTTCCCGCGCGCGACGAAGGTGATGATCCCCGACTCGGGCCATTTTCCGTGGGTCGAAAACCCGACCCCGTTCTACGCGGCGATCCGCACCTTTCTCGCCAAGGCGCCGCCGCCGGGCTGA
- a CDS encoding quinone-dependent dihydroorotate dehydrogenase has protein sequence MILVFDPYWLAKPFLHCLDPEDAHELTLRALEANVVPWQPRGDDPVLATTLFGRALPNPVGLAAGFDKNARVYERMGMHGFGFVEVGGVTPLPQAGNPRPRVFRLPEDGAVINRLGFPNEGASAIEARLKRKGRTDGIGLGINLASNAESADPADDFVQLARTFARYADYLTLDVSCPNTANGLVFLDPVRLSNLLVRLAAVEWESARPALVAKLSPDVDDVLLQRLVATLLDARIDGIIVANTTRARAADLRSAHASEAGGLSGTPLFAPSTALLARVRELSGGTVPLIGVGGIASGADAYAKVRAGASAVQLYTGLIYAGTGLITRIKRELAALLRRDGFASVAEAASAVAAPAT, from the coding sequence ATGATCTTGGTGTTCGATCCGTACTGGCTGGCCAAGCCGTTCCTGCATTGCCTCGATCCGGAGGACGCTCACGAGCTGACGCTGCGCGCGCTCGAAGCGAACGTCGTGCCGTGGCAGCCGCGCGGCGACGATCCGGTGCTCGCGACGACGCTGTTCGGGCGCGCGCTGCCGAACCCGGTCGGGTTGGCGGCGGGGTTCGACAAGAACGCGCGCGTCTACGAGCGGATGGGGATGCACGGGTTTGGGTTCGTGGAGGTCGGCGGCGTTACGCCGCTGCCGCAAGCCGGCAATCCGCGCCCGCGCGTCTTCCGGCTGCCCGAAGACGGCGCGGTGATCAACCGGCTCGGCTTTCCGAACGAAGGCGCTTCAGCGATCGAAGCGCGCTTGAAGCGCAAGGGGCGTACCGACGGCATCGGGCTCGGCATCAACTTAGCGTCGAACGCCGAGAGCGCCGATCCGGCCGACGACTTCGTGCAGCTTGCGCGCACGTTCGCGCGTTACGCGGACTATCTGACGCTGGACGTCTCGTGCCCGAACACCGCGAACGGCCTGGTGTTTCTCGATCCCGTGCGGCTCTCCAATCTGCTCGTGCGGTTGGCGGCGGTCGAATGGGAATCAGCGCGTCCCGCACTGGTCGCGAAGCTCTCGCCCGACGTCGACGACGTGCTGCTGCAGCGGCTCGTCGCGACGCTGCTCGACGCGCGCATCGACGGGATCATTGTGGCGAACACGACGCGCGCGCGGGCGGCCGATCTGCGCAGCGCGCACGCGAGCGAAGCCGGCGGGCTTTCGGGGACGCCGCTCTTCGCGCCTTCGACCGCGCTGCTGGCGCGCGTGCGCGAGCTGAGCGGCGGAACGGTGCCGCTGATCGGCGTCGGCGGGATCGCGAGCGGCGCCGACGCGTACGCGAAGGTTCGCGCCGGCGCGAGCGCGGTACAGCTCTACACCGGATTGATTTATGCCGGCACGGGGCTCATCACGCGGATCAAGCGCGAGCTCGCGGCGCTGCTGCGGCGCGACGGGTTCGCCTCGGTCGCGGAGGCGGCGTCGGCCGTCGCGGCGCCGGCTACTTGA
- a CDS encoding phage holin family protein produces MGFLIRLVVNAIALIAVAYVVPGIHVSGIGGALIAALILGIVNAILRPILIILSLPLELLTLGLFTLVINALLFWLVGALHVGLDVAGFWPAFWGAIVMAIVSWILSLLTRGPERRRA; encoded by the coding sequence ATGGGCTTTCTGATCCGGCTCGTCGTCAACGCGATTGCGCTGATCGCCGTCGCGTACGTCGTGCCGGGGATCCACGTCAGCGGGATCGGCGGCGCGCTGATCGCCGCGCTGATCCTGGGGATCGTGAACGCGATCTTGCGGCCGATCCTTATCATCCTGAGCTTGCCGCTCGAGCTGCTCACGCTGGGATTGTTCACGCTCGTCATCAACGCGCTGCTGTTCTGGCTGGTCGGCGCGCTGCATGTCGGACTGGACGTCGCCGGGTTCTGGCCGGCGTTCTGGGGCGCGATCGTGATGGCGATCGTGTCGTGGATTCTTTCGCTGCTCACGCGCGGGCCCGAAAGGCGGCGCGCGTAG